A DNA window from Lujinxingia litoralis contains the following coding sequences:
- a CDS encoding PPC domain-containing protein, with amino-acid sequence MRIFSICLLFPLFMLALVACGDEEPLRDCSEDSPCERGICAEPGHCENAPACESPRDCLDGFACIAGQCSPDETGLCEEVTCARGICDPASGECVNDVICTSLTQERACLDDHLCDEGRCVSNEQFCAELGCAANRGVCSLEERACINAEHCYNNDARCLAGFYCAADNRCQPNICDEDTQECPRGVCDPASGECVSADRCEHQEECLDGLWCIARACEVPADACEVCPGNQSCDVAPNTNEVRCLENPLGCQRSTDCLDTRRCLAGKCTTVEHCYDDTLEPNNTAESATDLNAWFQHDPTPVPATICAEDVDRFAYNLQGQGLIRGVAVFEVRLHEEDIGAGVLDVALLDPAGNEVARAPTSPHGALRLEHLVLAHQLGVYSVDVRLSDQGDSPAAGLRYSVAARFVEETAATLCTDAPTLEPGTHRSDTTNGVLGALAGDCLDSNAPARAFRFVVEETSRVRLSLRLVGGAALGIVLRRSCDAPDGALACALPHEVVAGQALEAVLRKGEYYALVQGQSASERGAFDLSLSIDPLSCSPGQSRCLTQEQSEVCLPDGSGFAPQSCDEGCAAETGACTRTPGDTCVNAIDASAGYLGEISWRDLSADYDPGPGACVPNNSQSQATAYSDAVYSVTLQPGQAVEGWLSSDVAQTSIYILENCQQPQTSCLAGANAHAPADHQRFEQTAVYINTSTAPQTVYVVADSGVALIAEEPRLRILAGDIICDPGHIRCSGDGLEVCAPSGTGFLPERSCPYGCETLNEGASCAPAQNQECKGAYDLRQGAFEGRIDDYGTLSTVDGCSPEVSGADALFFVDLQSGDVLDLTLNANFAAALDVATQCDDFAASCEATQNNTAAGEQTLRFVAPAPARYFVRVAALNEAPAPEGSFVLEARVLEPLCVPGQVAGCASAGELAYCDRYGQPQTATCAGGCVAGACAEPAGDICADARQIAAGEPVRGDFRGTNTIAPGEGLAGGCDFNAAGAGPETIFAIDVPAGQRLDVEVSAENSFAIAYILGECGDADSCLNASRQGREHRLWHVAGQQDERVYIVVDRVVGAPSSSEFELVTSLQSPGCATGTLTCLDASNLGVCNQEGFYEPYLCDGGCHDARCSTPRGDICEDAPLLQSGERVSGSWSGSESLNPDTGCALTAAEAPGVDTVYAVDLQAGDVLHATLDTTASTALLYVIGGCDARNNCLAQAASGASELYYVAQAAERVHVVVDRSVAGPLTQTFELQVRVAPQSCSPGERTCMPDQVSLGYCNDYGLFEEYRCSVGCNQDRCQLPSGTSCFEPATLNAGELASGNLVGTSSFDLSSTPSAACAANGLSQTSPGPDRFWEVSLRQGDALTAYFKSPEADATLYFLEDCRSPQDCVAASQTRGRSGELRFVAEEDRTLIMALDRTSNYSLSQVPYEFFYTVEHEPCSPGELRCTGDDVLSYCDADTLQLRSIGCPGGCLNGACTTPRGDVCHDPIVISANTTLNGDFTGSNHLEAAPQAQEECAVRTATSGRDTIFAIDLQAEQVLQARLTTSAYAPTLMLLESCDAHAAGCLAFESGADVRVDFVAPQAGRYFLAVDRTTSSTSSAPFGLEVAVHEQECTPGEQTCSDDATELRRCTPYGRWESLPCSGGCAQNACQNPDGLSCAEAIALNHGDQVSATFQGNSSLSPTANSACDFSSFNSPLGPEAIYAVDLNADQWLRATLDTPYAQAWLYVLGDCFDAQSCLASRATTTTNTLDFQAPTTGTYFVVVDSRYASAQGEPFTLGVEIQSPGSCVPGTTSCSADAQDLAICVEPGVYDYRPCEGGCQDGACVIPGGSHCGDLIDASAGGTFQGGWSGTLGLNVDPEQLGDCDFNGHLPRGHHTLYHVSLQAGQVLRARLNSSSTYYSGLMYLLASCGQMDSCLQAQPTRYEDELFYVAPQAMDAVLVVDSTSTFPTSTTYQLNVAMEFPECAYGARRCDGARQRVEYCNAFGVWESFACQSDCEAGFCTEPTANTCLDAYRLSPGDEFSGEFASFSKELSLRDAACTYGQRLGSPGKDTVFALDLHAGDILEARVSTSANDISLFLLSDCQASVDESCVAGYLDTTAEEFFIPATGTYYLVIVSPLGWNPYSFTLSTRLLRGGGICQPGQPYCQGDEQTLAWCNASGTQVDTLMSCEYGCQRDRCAAPPESELNDTCPQAMLIEQSQRVSDTLGRFSNTITLPSTACTGRSTSGADAIYAVPLEAGQVLRVSSVTSSSGVLLYLLEDCADAEASCLAASTYGAYGTLEYAADTDKTLYLVVDSPYTHNTLYTLDFELGPTECVPGQNLCQDDFTLLECDNLGRIVPRQCYFGCEEEGCIPPPNNTCEDAIDASLGLAFQADLGAYTPLYAPDTLSCTGNAELGPEALFFVDVEAYERITFTLTSEATGASLWIGQGCGDAGSCVAGQRGALPGELQELVFVPEQAGRYYLFADAGDEGATGAFQVDVWVDAPLCEHGQTSCMDAQTLGVCAADRASYEPYPCHGSCVVGACTEPRGDRCEDLIAVDASGTFQGDLSALTPRIDLGYPSCTGFDTPGPDALYEVSLEAGQRLDATVRNIDGGQNDLSLYVLQTCALVSSCLAGTDTFGTVSESIGFVAPDAGSYVIVVDSYTTEDAGPYELSLNITD; translated from the coding sequence ATGCGCATCTTCTCCATCTGCCTGTTGTTTCCCCTGTTCATGCTCGCGCTCGTCGCCTGTGGCGACGAAGAGCCACTGCGTGACTGCTCCGAGGATTCTCCCTGTGAACGCGGGATCTGCGCCGAGCCCGGGCACTGCGAAAACGCCCCGGCCTGCGAGTCCCCGCGTGATTGCCTCGACGGCTTTGCCTGCATCGCCGGCCAGTGCTCCCCGGATGAGACCGGCCTCTGCGAGGAGGTCACCTGCGCCCGGGGCATCTGCGATCCCGCCAGCGGCGAATGCGTCAACGACGTGATCTGCACCTCCCTGACCCAGGAGCGCGCCTGCCTCGACGACCACCTCTGTGACGAGGGGCGCTGCGTCAGCAATGAGCAGTTTTGTGCCGAGCTTGGGTGCGCTGCCAATCGTGGCGTCTGCTCCCTCGAAGAGCGTGCCTGCATCAACGCCGAGCACTGCTACAACAACGATGCCCGCTGCCTGGCCGGATTTTATTGCGCCGCAGACAACCGCTGCCAGCCCAATATCTGCGATGAAGACACGCAGGAGTGCCCCCGCGGGGTCTGTGACCCGGCATCGGGAGAGTGCGTCAGCGCCGATCGCTGTGAGCACCAGGAGGAGTGCCTGGATGGCCTCTGGTGTATCGCGCGCGCCTGTGAAGTTCCGGCCGACGCCTGCGAGGTCTGCCCGGGTAATCAGAGCTGTGATGTGGCGCCAAACACCAACGAGGTGCGCTGTCTGGAGAATCCCCTCGGCTGCCAGCGCTCCACCGATTGCCTGGACACGCGACGCTGCCTCGCCGGCAAATGCACCACCGTCGAGCACTGTTACGACGATACCCTGGAGCCCAATAACACGGCAGAAAGCGCCACTGACCTTAACGCGTGGTTCCAACACGATCCGACGCCTGTGCCGGCCACGATCTGCGCCGAAGATGTGGATCGATTCGCCTACAACCTTCAAGGCCAGGGGCTGATCCGGGGCGTAGCCGTCTTTGAAGTGCGGCTGCACGAAGAAGACATTGGCGCCGGGGTGCTCGATGTCGCGCTCCTCGACCCCGCGGGCAACGAGGTCGCCCGCGCCCCGACCAGCCCCCACGGAGCACTACGCCTGGAGCATCTGGTACTAGCCCACCAGCTTGGCGTCTACAGCGTAGATGTACGACTGAGCGACCAGGGCGACTCGCCGGCCGCCGGGCTGCGCTACTCGGTTGCTGCGCGCTTTGTCGAAGAGACGGCTGCCACGCTCTGCACCGATGCCCCCACGCTCGAGCCCGGAACCCACCGCAGCGATACCACCAACGGTGTGCTCGGAGCACTTGCCGGCGATTGCCTCGACTCTAACGCTCCGGCCCGGGCCTTTCGCTTTGTGGTAGAAGAGACCAGCAGGGTGCGCTTGAGCCTGCGCCTGGTGGGGGGCGCGGCGCTGGGCATCGTCTTGCGGCGATCGTGTGATGCACCAGATGGCGCGCTGGCCTGCGCCTTGCCACATGAGGTTGTAGCCGGCCAGGCGCTCGAGGCCGTGCTGCGCAAGGGAGAGTATTACGCGCTCGTCCAGGGCCAGAGCGCCTCCGAGCGTGGCGCCTTCGATCTCTCCCTTTCCATCGACCCGCTTAGCTGCTCGCCGGGCCAGAGTCGCTGCCTGACCCAGGAGCAATCGGAGGTATGTCTGCCCGACGGCAGCGGCTTTGCCCCTCAGAGCTGCGACGAGGGCTGCGCCGCCGAGACCGGCGCGTGCACACGGACGCCCGGCGACACCTGCGTCAACGCCATCGACGCGAGCGCTGGATATCTGGGAGAAATCAGCTGGCGCGACCTGAGTGCCGACTACGACCCCGGGCCCGGCGCCTGTGTCCCGAATAACAGCCAGTCTCAGGCCACGGCCTACTCCGACGCCGTCTACAGCGTCACCCTGCAGCCGGGCCAGGCCGTCGAAGGCTGGCTCAGTAGCGACGTGGCCCAGACTTCGATCTACATCCTGGAGAACTGCCAGCAACCACAGACCTCCTGCCTGGCCGGCGCCAACGCCCACGCGCCGGCGGATCATCAACGCTTTGAGCAGACCGCCGTCTACATCAACACCTCCACGGCCCCGCAGACGGTGTACGTCGTCGCCGACAGCGGCGTCGCCCTGATCGCCGAGGAGCCCCGGTTGCGCATCCTTGCCGGAGACATCATCTGCGATCCCGGCCATATCCGCTGCTCTGGCGATGGGCTGGAGGTCTGCGCACCCTCGGGGACAGGCTTTCTACCAGAGCGCTCCTGCCCCTATGGTTGCGAGACGCTCAACGAGGGCGCTAGCTGTGCTCCGGCGCAAAATCAGGAATGCAAAGGCGCCTACGACCTGCGTCAGGGCGCCTTTGAGGGACGTATCGACGACTACGGGACGCTCTCGACAGTCGACGGGTGCTCGCCAGAGGTCTCCGGGGCCGACGCCCTCTTCTTTGTCGACCTTCAAAGCGGCGATGTACTGGACCTAACCCTTAACGCAAACTTTGCGGCGGCGCTCGACGTCGCCACCCAATGCGATGACTTCGCCGCCAGCTGCGAAGCCACCCAGAACAATACGGCGGCCGGCGAACAAACCCTGCGTTTTGTTGCACCGGCGCCGGCGCGCTACTTCGTACGGGTCGCCGCGCTCAACGAAGCCCCGGCGCCCGAAGGCTCCTTTGTGCTGGAGGCCCGGGTGCTGGAGCCCCTCTGCGTGCCCGGCCAGGTCGCCGGCTGCGCAAGCGCCGGGGAGCTGGCCTATTGCGATCGCTACGGCCAGCCTCAGACCGCCACCTGTGCCGGCGGCTGCGTGGCAGGCGCCTGCGCCGAACCCGCCGGAGATATCTGCGCGGATGCGCGCCAGATCGCCGCCGGAGAGCCCGTGCGGGGCGACTTCCGTGGCACCAACACCATCGCCCCCGGAGAAGGCCTGGCGGGCGGCTGCGATTTCAACGCTGCCGGCGCTGGCCCCGAGACGATCTTTGCCATCGACGTCCCCGCCGGCCAGCGCCTGGACGTCGAGGTAAGCGCGGAAAACTCCTTCGCAATCGCCTACATCCTTGGTGAATGCGGAGACGCCGACAGCTGCCTCAATGCATCGCGGCAAGGACGAGAACATCGCCTCTGGCACGTCGCCGGCCAACAAGACGAGCGCGTGTACATCGTCGTCGACCGTGTCGTCGGAGCTCCGAGTTCCTCAGAGTTTGAGCTGGTCACCTCGCTTCAGAGCCCCGGCTGCGCCACCGGCACGCTGACCTGCCTGGACGCCTCGAACCTGGGCGTCTGCAATCAGGAGGGCTTCTATGAGCCCTACCTCTGCGACGGGGGGTGTCATGATGCGCGTTGCAGCACTCCCCGGGGCGATATCTGTGAAGACGCCCCCCTCTTGCAGAGTGGTGAGCGGGTCAGCGGCTCCTGGAGCGGCAGCGAGAGTCTCAACCCGGACACCGGCTGTGCTCTCACCGCCGCCGAGGCCCCCGGGGTAGACACCGTGTACGCCGTGGACTTGCAGGCCGGAGACGTACTGCACGCTACACTGGACACCACCGCCTCCACCGCCCTGCTCTATGTCATCGGCGGCTGCGATGCCCGGAACAACTGCCTGGCCCAGGCGGCATCGGGAGCCTCCGAACTCTACTACGTCGCCCAGGCCGCCGAACGCGTGCACGTCGTCGTCGATCGCAGCGTAGCCGGCCCCCTGACCCAGACCTTTGAACTCCAAGTACGGGTCGCCCCCCAGAGCTGTTCGCCGGGGGAGCGCACCTGCATGCCGGACCAGGTGAGCCTGGGCTACTGCAACGACTACGGCCTCTTTGAGGAGTATCGCTGTAGCGTGGGCTGCAACCAGGACCGCTGTCAGCTGCCCTCCGGCACCTCATGCTTCGAGCCAGCAACGCTAAACGCCGGAGAGCTTGCCAGCGGCAATCTCGTCGGCACGAGCAGCTTCGATCTAAGCAGCACTCCCTCGGCGGCCTGCGCCGCCAACGGCCTCTCCCAGACCTCCCCCGGGCCGGATCGCTTCTGGGAAGTGTCGCTTCGTCAGGGCGATGCGCTCACGGCCTACTTTAAGAGCCCCGAAGCCGACGCCACGCTCTACTTTCTGGAGGACTGCCGCAGCCCACAGGATTGCGTGGCGGCCAGCCAGACCCGGGGGCGCAGTGGAGAGCTGCGATTTGTGGCCGAAGAGGACCGCACGCTGATCATGGCCCTTGATCGCACGTCAAACTACTCCCTGAGTCAGGTGCCCTATGAGTTTTTCTACACCGTGGAGCACGAACCCTGCTCTCCGGGAGAGCTCCGCTGCACCGGCGACGATGTCCTCAGCTACTGCGACGCCGATACCCTTCAGCTGCGCTCCATCGGCTGCCCGGGCGGCTGCCTCAATGGCGCCTGCACCACCCCGAGAGGCGATGTCTGCCACGATCCCATCGTCATCAGCGCCAACACCACCCTCAACGGCGACTTCACCGGAAGCAACCACCTGGAGGCCGCCCCCCAGGCTCAGGAAGAGTGCGCCGTTCGGACTGCAACCTCGGGACGAGACACGATCTTCGCCATCGACCTGCAGGCCGAACAGGTACTCCAGGCGCGCCTGACAACATCGGCCTACGCCCCGACCCTGATGCTCTTGGAAAGCTGTGACGCACACGCCGCAGGCTGCCTGGCCTTTGAGTCAGGAGCCGACGTCCGGGTCGACTTCGTGGCGCCGCAGGCCGGGCGCTACTTCCTGGCGGTCGACCGCACCACCTCCTCCACATCATCCGCGCCTTTCGGCCTGGAGGTCGCCGTCCATGAGCAGGAGTGCACCCCCGGGGAACAAACCTGCTCCGATGACGCGACCGAACTCCGCCGCTGCACGCCCTACGGACGCTGGGAGAGCCTCCCCTGCTCCGGCGGCTGCGCACAAAACGCCTGCCAGAACCCCGACGGCCTGAGCTGCGCCGAAGCCATAGCGCTGAACCACGGCGACCAGGTCAGCGCCACCTTCCAGGGAAACTCGTCGCTCAGTCCGACCGCCAACAGCGCCTGCGACTTTAGCTCCTTCAACTCCCCGCTCGGCCCGGAGGCGATCTACGCCGTGGACCTCAACGCCGACCAGTGGCTGCGCGCCACGCTGGACACCCCCTACGCTCAGGCCTGGCTCTATGTGCTCGGCGACTGCTTTGATGCTCAGAGTTGCCTGGCCAGCCGCGCCACCACCACGACCAACACACTGGACTTCCAGGCGCCGACCACCGGCACCTACTTTGTGGTCGTAGACAGCCGCTACGCCTCCGCTCAGGGGGAACCCTTCACCCTGGGCGTTGAGATCCAGTCTCCAGGGAGCTGCGTGCCAGGAACCACGTCCTGCTCGGCCGACGCTCAGGACCTGGCCATCTGCGTGGAGCCGGGAGTCTACGACTACCGCCCCTGTGAGGGGGGCTGCCAGGATGGGGCCTGCGTCATCCCCGGAGGAAGTCACTGTGGAGACCTCATCGACGCCTCCGCCGGCGGCACCTTCCAGGGCGGCTGGTCCGGAACCCTGGGCTTGAACGTCGATCCCGAGCAGCTCGGCGACTGCGACTTTAACGGGCACCTGCCCCGCGGGCATCACACCCTCTACCACGTCTCGTTGCAGGCCGGGCAGGTGCTGCGCGCTCGTCTCAACAGCTCCTCGACCTACTACTCAGGCCTGATGTACCTCCTCGCTAGCTGCGGCCAGATGGACAGCTGCCTGCAAGCGCAACCGACTCGCTACGAGGACGAACTCTTCTATGTCGCCCCCCAGGCGATGGACGCCGTGCTGGTCGTCGACTCCACCAGCACCTTCCCCACATCGACAACCTACCAGCTCAACGTAGCGATGGAGTTCCCCGAATGCGCCTACGGCGCTCGTCGCTGCGACGGCGCCCGCCAGCGCGTGGAGTACTGCAACGCATTCGGCGTCTGGGAGTCCTTTGCCTGCCAGAGCGACTGCGAGGCCGGCTTCTGCACCGAGCCCACCGCCAACACCTGCCTGGACGCCTACCGACTGAGCCCCGGCGACGAGTTCTCCGGCGAATTTGCGTCGTTCAGCAAGGAACTCTCGCTACGGGATGCAGCCTGCACCTACGGTCAACGATTGGGATCGCCGGGCAAAGACACCGTCTTCGCCCTCGATCTCCACGCCGGTGACATTCTGGAGGCCCGGGTGAGCACCTCGGCCAACGATATCAGCCTTTTCCTGCTTTCCGACTGCCAGGCTTCCGTCGATGAGTCCTGTGTCGCCGGCTACCTCGACACCACCGCCGAGGAGTTCTTCATCCCGGCCACCGGCACCTACTACTTGGTCATTGTCAGCCCCTTGGGATGGAACCCCTACAGCTTCACCTTGAGCACTCGCCTGCTACGCGGCGGGGGCATCTGCCAGCCCGGCCAGCCTTACTGTCAGGGCGACGAACAAACCCTGGCCTGGTGCAACGCCTCCGGCACCCAGGTCGATACCCTGATGAGCTGCGAGTACGGCTGCCAGCGCGATCGCTGCGCGGCGCCTCCGGAGAGTGAGCTCAACGACACCTGCCCGCAGGCCATGCTCATCGAACAGTCCCAGCGCGTAAGCGACACCCTGGGGCGCTTCTCCAACACGATCACCCTCCCCTCCACCGCGTGCACCGGGCGCAGCACCTCCGGGGCCGACGCGATCTACGCTGTCCCCCTGGAGGCCGGCCAGGTGCTGCGCGTCTCCAGCGTCACCTCCTCCTCCGGAGTTCTGCTCTACCTCCTGGAAGACTGCGCAGACGCCGAGGCCAGCTGCCTGGCTGCCAGCACTTACGGCGCCTACGGCACCCTGGAGTACGCCGCCGACACCGATAAAACCCTCTACCTGGTGGTGGACTCCCCCTACACACACAACACACTCTACACCCTGGACTTTGAACTGGGCCCGACCGAATGCGTCCCCGGCCAAAACCTCTGCCAGGACGACTTCACCCTCCTGGAATGCGATAATCTCGGGCGCATCGTGCCCCGACAGTGTTACTTCGGTTGCGAAGAGGAGGGCTGCATTCCGCCCCCCAACAACACGTGTGAGGACGCCATCGATGCCAGCCTGGGCCTCGCCTTCCAGGCAGATCTCGGCGCCTACACTCCCCTCTACGCCCCGGACACCCTGAGCTGCACCGGCAACGCCGAACTCGGGCCGGAGGCCCTCTTCTTTGTCGACGTCGAGGCCTACGAACGCATCACCTTCACCCTGACCTCCGAGGCTACCGGCGCCTCACTCTGGATCGGCCAGGGCTGCGGCGACGCCGGCTCCTGTGTGGCCGGCCAGCGGGGAGCGCTCCCCGGCGAACTCCAGGAGCTGGTGTTTGTGCCCGAACAAGCCGGGCGATACTACCTCTTTGCCGACGCTGGAGATGAAGGGGCCACCGGAGCATTCCAGGTCGACGTCTGGGTCGACGCCCCTCTCTGCGAGCACGGCCAGACCTCCTGCATGGACGCGCAGACCCTGGGCGTATGCGCCGCCGACCGCGCCAGCTACGAGCCCTACCCCTGCCATGGCTCGTGCGTGGTCGGAGCCTGCACAGAGCCTCGTGGCGATCGCTGCGAAGACCTCATCGCGGTCGATGCCAGCGGCACCTTCCAGGGGGATCTGAGCGCGCTAACCCCGCGCATCGATCTGGGCTACCCCAGCTGCACCGGCTTTGATACCCCCGGCCCCGATGCGCTCTACGAGGTCAGCCTGGAGGCCGGTCAACGCCTCGACGCGACTGTGCGAAACATCGACGGCGGACAAAACGACCTCTCGCTCTACGTGCTCCAAACCTGTGCCCTGGTTTCGAGCTGTCTGGCCGGTACCGACACCTTTGGAACAGTCAGCGAGTCGATCGGCTTTGTGGCGCCCGACGCCGGATCCTATGTGATCGTGGTCGACAGCTACACCACCGAAGACGCAGGCCCCTATGAACTCTCCCTGAACATCACCGACTGA